In Rosa chinensis cultivar Old Blush chromosome 1, RchiOBHm-V2, whole genome shotgun sequence, a genomic segment contains:
- the LOC112182936 gene encoding nematode resistance protein-like HSPRO2: MVDLDWKAKMVSSDIPSKSPRLSNKLHHLSIPASFRAAQIQSDISPASEQACSTYEHYLRLPELRKLWCSTDFPAWKSESILKPALQALEISFRFVSTVLSDPRPYANRREWRRRLESLIISQVELIALLIEDDEEDSETRGAAPIVDLSTSGGALARDGSLAEVWRGSGESTVVSRTSEASLLPRLAAWQKSESMAQKILYSIECEMRSCPYTLGLGEPNLAGKPNLDYDAVCKPSELHLLKRSPYDSHIDNHENQAVYTTHQVLESWVFACHELLKRVNRRVESSEFEKAATDCYLIERVWKLLAEIEDLHLLMDPEDFLRLKNQLKIKTVDDTESFCFRSKGLVEITRLCKDLKHKVPNVLGVEVDPMGGPRIQEAAMRLYSEKTGSEKIHLLQAMQTIESAVKRFFFAYKQVLVVLMGSLEAKGNRVVVSPESGDALSQIFLEPTYFPSLDAAKTFLGDGLSHENVSERRTRRTR; the protein is encoded by the coding sequence ATGGTTGATTTGGATTGGAAAGCAAAAATGGTCTCCTCAGATATACCCAGCAAGTCCCCCAGGCTCTCCAACAAGCTCCACCACCTCTCCATCCCCGCCTCCTTCCGCGCCGCCCAAATCCAGTCCGACATTTCCCCCGCCTCCGAGCAGGCCTGCTCCACCTACGAGCACTACCTCCGCCTCCCCGAGCTCCGCAAGCTCTGGTGCTCCACCGACTTCCCCGCCTGGAAAAGCGAGTCCATTCTCAAGCCCGCTCTCCAAGCTCTCGAGATCTCTTTCCGGTTCGTCTCCACCGTCCTCTCCGATCCGAGGCCCTACGCCAACCGGAGAGAGTGGCGCCGCCGCCTCGAGTCGCTTATTATTAGTCAGGTTGAGCTCATCGCTTTGTTGATCGAGGACGATGAGGAGGACAGCGAGACGCGCGGCGCGGCGCCGATCGTTGATCTGAGCACGTCCGGCGGCGCCTTGGCTCGCGACGGGAGCTTGGCCGAGGTGTGGAGGGGCTCCGGCGAGAGCACCGTGGTGAGCCGCACCAGCGAGGCCAGCCTGCTGCCTCGGCTCGCCGCGTGGCAGAAGTCGGAGTCGATGGCGCAGAAGATCCTGTACTCGATCGAGTGCGAGATGCGGAGCTGTCCGTACACTCTAGGTCTCGGCGAGCCGAACCTCGCCGGAAAACCGAACCTGGATTACGACGCCGTTTGCAAGCCGTCGGAGCTGCATTTGCTAAAGAGGAGCCCGTACGACAGCCACATCGACAACCACGAGAACCAGGCGGTGTACACCACGCACCAGGTCCTGGAGTCGTGGGTGTTCGCCTGCCACGAGCTTCTCAAGCGCGTGAACCGCCGCGTCGAGTCCAGCGAATTCGAGAAGGCCGCCACCGACTGTTACCTGATCGAGCGCGTCTGGAAGCTTCTGGCGGAAATCGAGGACCTCCACCTGTTAATGGACCCGGAGGACTTTCTCAGGCTCAAGAACCAGTTGAAGATCAAAACGGTGGACGATACGGAGTCGTTTTGCTTCAGGTCGAAGGGACTGGTGGAGATCACAAGGCTGTGTAAGGACTTGAAGCACAAGGTTCCGAACGTGCTGGGAGTGGAGGTGGACCCGATGGGCGGGCCGAGGATCCAGGAGGCGGCGATGAGGCTCTACTCGGAGAAAACCGGGTCGGAGAAGATCCATCTCCTTCAGGCGATGCAGACTATAGAATCGGCGGTGAAACGTTTCTTCTTCGCGTACAAGCAGGTGCTAGTGGTGTTGATGGGGAGCTTGGAGGCGAAAGGGAACCGGGTCGTGGTGAGCCCGGAGTCCGGCGACGCGCTGAGTCAGATATTCCTGGAGCCGACGTATTTTCCGAGCTTGGACGCCGCGAAGACGTTTCTGGGGGACGGTTTGAGTCACGAAAACGTTTCGGAGAGACGGACGCGGAGGACTAGGTAG